The Ammospiza nelsoni isolate bAmmNel1 chromosome 20, bAmmNel1.pri, whole genome shotgun sequence genome contains the following window.
AGTGTCTCCTTCTTCCAAGAGACGGGGACAGTGCTAAATTGTCTGGTGAGCAGCTGAACTCTCAATATGCACAAAAATAATCTCTATCCCCAAAACCtcaccaaacccaaaccaacttATAGCAAGGAATGTTTGGACATGCAAGCTACATCCCAGTCTGTACCTGAACTGAACAGAAGCTGTGTAGGTGTGATTTCACCAGCACTGGTGCAGTGGCAACCCTGAGCCAGGAGCCCAGTGTCACCAGTGCAGGAATTATACCAGAGAAACCCTAAGGCTGCTGAGGGTAGAGTGGACCCAATTCTTATTGACTCATCCCTTTCAAAAGGAAATTGGGGAGCTGGGTCATGGCAACAGCAGGAACACTGAATGCAAAGTTTCTGCATTCAGAACTACCTTTCCTACAGTTTGTTTGAAAGTTGGAAGCAGGGTGGAGGAAAGTAAATTTCTCTACCTCTGGTGCAATTTATGACATCAGTGGTGAAGACTGTGGCTTGTGACAGAAGCAACTCAAGTTTTGTTTGTGTCTTTCCATGAGAGGAGTTAATAATTTAGAATTCTGCTGAGGAGGGATAATTTGTCCTGACTTGCACCACTACCTGCAGTCTGCAAAACCATCTACTTcaaaagcataaataaaataaaatctggatTGATTGGCAGGATTTCCTGTTAAATGTGAAGGAAACAGCCCCAGCAGTTACTGAGTTGAGTTTCCTACAGAGTATCTGACAATTTACTGTGTTAGTAACCAGCTCTGGCACcctcaggaaaagcagcaccaaATCCCAGGAGCCCTTCCCAGGCAGGAGGATGAATTGGGCAAAGCTGCTTCTCAGCTATTCCAGTCCTGGCTTGTTGCAGGGACACAGAATGTTGGATTCTGGAGCCAATTCTGCTGACTCAGGCACTGGTTTCACTCCTCCCCATGTCTTATGCTCCCTCCCAACATCTCAGAGAGCTACAGGCCTGCAGGACAATGTTATGAAAGGTACCTTGGACTTCCCCCAGACTGTTCCcaaaagtgaattaaaaaagGGTCAGAAGTGAACTTCATGATGCAAACTAGAAGCCTGGGATGACAAACTCCTGCTTGGACACATCCCTGGAGACAGGAAGGACACTTGGGTTTTGTTCTATATACACAGGGCAAACCAGTGAGAAGAGAATGTTGATACAGAAAGATTTCATACATAGAAATGAAGTGGGGTGTTTTTTGGCCACAAAATAGTAGCTATGATTCTAATTAAATGGATGAAATTCAGTAGCTTTAGTCAATTTGTTGATAGAAGTATTTTATACATTATTTGATTAAACATCTggcagaaaaaatggaaaagtagaAAAGTGTAATAGTAGAAAATTTTATTGACTTCAacagattttctgctttcaggATTAAGGTGTAATTAGTTGTAGCTGTGACTTTGCTTaatttcccccctccccccataTCAATTCCTAATTAATTTGGAGATTAAATCTTGAGAaagataaaacatttttcttgctGAAGCAAACTTCAGGGCTAAAGATTCACTGTTCTTATTAGTGTGGTCTGGAATGAGCAGTGTCTGACATCCCCAAACCTTCAACCTGGATAACTCAGCTGTGGCAGGTGCTGGTTTTGGAGTTGTCTTTGTGCATCATGGTGTGGTTTTGGCTCTTGCTGATGAGGACTGGATATAACTGGACACTTGTACCTGATTCCTGTGCCCCCCCTTGTTATCAAACATGCTTTACATTGTGCTTATACAGAAATGAGAGTTCACACATCAAATACAAGACACAGGACTCAGTACAGAAAACAAGGTACAGTACAGAGGTAGTAACATCAGAGAGACCTGCTTGTTTATTTTGTCCTCTCTAATTGACTTacctcttcttcctctgcttccctTGGGTACCCAGAAGAAACTTAAACTGGATTATTAAACACAAGTGCTGTTTTTATCAGTCATGTTTGTGGCTGTTAGAACATAATCTGTCTATTTTCCATGGGTAAAAACAAGACTAAATCAAaacctttattttaaataagtctttttcatttctgttgtcAGCAATTTTCTCTGCTGTACCAAAACATCATCTTTGAGCTTCCATTAAAGTGCATTTTCTAGTACCTTTCTCTAGGAAGGGAGAAAACTGTGCCTGGAAGTGCTTCTATGCCATGAGCATGATCTGGAGGTAGAGAGGCAACAGCAGATTATCAATCTGAGTAGTGTAAGCTTCCAAAAGAGAAACCAAACTCACAGATGCCAGAATCCAGGCATAGCTGGAGTTGAGATTCACACTGCTGTCAAAGATCAGAATGAGAGCCACAGCAATGATCTGGGCAAAAATAGCTGTCATTGTCCCTTCAAAGGTCTTCTTTGTTCCTGGCCATTTGATTTCCCCCATTGTACTGCCAAAAACAGAGGCAATGGTGTCTCCTACCCCCACTGCCAACACCCCAGAGTAGGGGACCAGCGCTCCTGCCCCAGGCAAGGTGCCTTTAGGAGCACAAGATCTGGGAAACAACCACACTGGGAGGGACATGCCAAGGAGGAGATAAATATGAGTCAAGATTAGAGGTCCACTGTCTCTTTCAtccaagaagagagagagcaaaTGCCTCAGGGTTTGTCCAAAAGGTTTGATCCTGAAGTAGCGCACGTACTCTAAGAAGACAAACACCGccagacacagcactgcagcaacGTAGAGGAGCTGGCGGTCATAAATGAGGCCAGGAACATAAGTGGCTACAACAATGAAGTGGAAATATTTCCTGGTTATGGTTGAGGCCTGGTGTTTTTTAGATTCAGATGATCTCTTGGCGTTCTGGTAGAAAACCACCCCACATGCTGAGGCAGCCAAGCAAGTCCAATACACAAGGAGGTAAAGTCTTGTCTGTGTCTGAAACAGAAACTGGAGCAGCCAGAACAAAGGGTTCCTCTGGATCAGTCGGTACAGCCAAGGCATGATGACCCCCAAGCCTAACACTGCTGTCATCATGTGGAAAAACATGGAGGAGATCCACGTGCC
Protein-coding sequences here:
- the DOLK gene encoding dolichol kinase, producing the protein MQDKAVLVESLLVFGAVLSVHAVVWDRFSWCALALALQAFYAQFKWDRLLQQGGAVFQFRGAANSGLLPASMVIPLLGVVMKERCRAAGIVYFERFGVVVASTGMLLALFLSVLAVGITKPVPTNTCILTGVAGSVIIYTMKHSLTVSEVIEVLEVLLIFVYLSMILLYLLPRCFTPGEALLVLGGVSFVLNQLIKRSLNVVEGRGDPIDFFLLVAVVGVVLLGLFFTVLFTFMDSGTWISSMFFHMMTAVLGLGVIMPWLYRLIQRNPLFWLLQFLFQTQTRLYLLVYWTCLAASACGVVFYQNAKRSSESKKHQASTITRKYFHFIVVATYVPGLIYDRQLLYVAAVLCLAVFVFLEYVRYFRIKPFGQTLRHLLSLFLDERDSGPLILTHIYLLLGMSLPVWLFPRSCAPKGTLPGAGALVPYSGVLAVGVGDTIASVFGSTMGEIKWPGTKKTFEGTMTAIFAQIIAVALILIFDSSVNLNSSYAWILASVSLVSLLEAYTTQIDNLLLPLYLQIMLMA